The Telopea speciosissima isolate NSW1024214 ecotype Mountain lineage unplaced genomic scaffold, Tspe_v1 Tspe_v1.0691, whole genome shotgun sequence DNA window CATGATTTGCATCTTAACTCCATATATTcatatcttcttttttccttgtaTGAAGTGTTTAGTGCATGATTTCCATTTATCATCCCGACCACCAATATGCCCCACAATGTTATTGTCAAGGGTTCTTGTGAAAATTATTCTGCCATGTTGTATaacctgtgatttttttttttgtaacaaaTAACATGTGTTATTTTAACAAGTGGAATAAATGTGATAGTGTGTTTAATTTAGTAATCGCAACAATGCCATCAAGGTAAAACACCATGCTTAACAAATCGACGACAATGAGTTGGTGTTGACTTCAAAAAACACTATATATGTTTGATAATTTATGGAAACCTGATAATCTATAGTCACTAATTTTTGGTACCAGACACCATAAGTCTTAAATtgtgaaaacataaaaaaatacgTAGTTGCATATAAATGAGTTTcgatattaataataaaaataaaattaaagtgCAGGGGGGAATGAGAGTTTTTCTACACTTTCCAAAAAGTTGAATGAATAGACGATTCTAAGTCACCCTATTCCCTCTCTCACTAGATGTTCTCTGTGATTCTTTAACTCCTATTCCCTCCATTACCTTTTGTTTATGTCATTTagtatattttatataaaatcaatattaaggACATGTAAATAATCCTaactttaaaatccaaaattttacCCTTAGAGGATCATACTTCTTGAATGataaaaacatatatttttctcctctcctattTAAAAAACCATTAtagtgatctctctctctctctcaaaaagtttttgttttgtCTTAGCATTTTAACCATTCCTATGAATTGTAGGGTTTGCTCCTACCATTGACACAAAACATCAAACTTGTATTGACAATGCTAGATAGACAACTAAAACAATGAACCACTCATTGTTTCTTCTTTATGCCAACTACAATCACTTGTAGTAAGTTTCATGAGAAGTCAAGCGAAAATCATAACGTTTTACGGCATTATATTTCAATCcgtaagaaaataaaactatTATTGAAAACCAAGAAAAATTTCTTGATCGCAAGAATTCATTAGGACATTTGAAGAAGGATGCATAACTGGGTTGCATTGAGAACAACCCATGCAATGGAGCTATACAAAACAATATCTAATGCAATTACAAAATTTTGGACATAATTTATGCAAACACATAGAATGTTTTAGTTAAAGCATTGAGGTTTGATGTTGGTCGGGTAAGGGTTGGAGttataatttaattttcttgggtaataaataaaatgagaaTGATACATCATAGAAGACAAcaacaagggggggggggttttcaCACAATCAGAAATGTCAAAAAAGTAAAGCTTGAGTAGCGAATTCATGGATTTTACAGACATTTTGAACTAATTTCAACCCTTCAAATAGTTTGAGCCTATAAATTAttatgggaaaatatcatcccctcccctctaagtttgcctaatatcaatccagtacccaagttttgaaaaatatctaccccctcaCACCATAATGGAGTGAGGAGCCTTCTTTCTAATTTCTACTGGGGCCAACAAGGTACCGAAAGAAGAACCCATTGGGTATCGTGGTCTCGTCTTTGCAAATCCAAAGAAAGAGGAGGTCTGGGCTTTAGGGACCCCTTCCTTCATAATCAAGCCCTTCTCTCCAAAGTGGCTTGGCGATTATGGTCGACAAATGACTCTCTTTGGGCCAATTTTATGAAGGCGATATACTTTCCAAATGGGAATTTCATGGAAGCAAGGACAGGGAATAAACCGTCATGGGCTTGGAGAAGCCTTCTGTTAGGCCGAAAGGTCTTGGCTAGTGGGCTCTGTTGGCAGGTAGGGAATGGAGAACAGATAGATATTTGGGAGCAGAACTGGATTCCAACACTCCCAGATTTTTGCCTTCAATCTACCAAACCGAACCACTGCCCTATCAATAAAGTCGCGGACCTTATTGATGGTAATAATCATACTTGGCGAAGGGATATTCTGCAACAGCTCTTTTCGTCCGAGAAAATGGGGGACATTTCTAAACAAGCTGCCTTATTCCACCCGACGACGATACCCTGAatggggggggaaaaaaaaaggtattattCCCCTATTTCCCcgctttcccccccccccccccaaaatggGGGggggacccccccccccccccccatgtttAGTCCCTTAACACAAAACCCCCCCCCtatttccttccccccccccccccaaccccaatcTTCCCTCCTTCTTTTTGCGCCCCGGTCTCCAGGGATTTTTGTTGGGTTAACCCCCCCACACACACCACCCCCACCAGGACCGGTCCCGGGGGGGCATGGAACCTCAAAacatccccccccctcccccccctttcCCCCCGCCCTGCGGGCGGGGGGGGCTTATCCCCCCCTCTCGGCCCTAGCCCccacccccacaccccccccccccccccccccccccagatcTGGGACCAGCTACCATTTCCATCTAAGAAAGCAGGACAGGAGGCCCTCACCTTAGCTTCCTTTATCATTTGGCACTTGTGGCTCACGTGTAATGATCTACTCTTCAACAACAATTTGGGATCTCCGGAGGATACAATCCATAAAGCTCAAAAGGCTTGTCAGGATTTTTTGACACTCAAGCACGGCGAtgataccccccccccccccaacaatgCGTACGAGTCAGAAGTGGGCCTCCTCAAGATCAATTGCGACGCCGTTGTTAAGCTGAATTCTGTTAATGGCGGCCTTGGGGTAATTATTCAAGACTCAGCAGGACAACCAATTCTAGCTCTCTCCATCCTTGACTGCTTTTCTGAGGTTATGGTTGGGGAAAGCTTAGCTATTAGAGCAGGACTTCAAGCTGCTAAAGATAAAGGTCTCTGGAACCTGCTAGTGGAATCGGATAATTACTCTCTAGTCCAGCTCCTCAACGATGCTTCTCTGATCCCCCCCATTAGCAGCAACTCATGTTATTGAAGATATTCGAAGCCTTATGTCTTGGCTTATGATCCCATCCATTCAATGGATTCCTAGGGAAACGAATGTTGTCGCTGATAACCTAGCCCAAAAGGCCCTATCTCTGGTAAGCGAGATAGATTGGCCAACTTCAGACCACTGGCTCCTGGAATTATGTAAGCAGGACGTCTGTGTAACGGCTTACCCCTCTTTTGAATAAATTgcattcttaccaaaaaaaaaaaaaaccaaacagtTAATTTGGCACAATACGATTCCCTTGATAGTTTTTCTATGGAAGCACCACAAATATCGATACATACACCTATAGAgatttacacaaccaaacactaccTTAAAGATTCTAAAGATTATAAGGCCTAGGCACGTAACTCCATTCCCTCCCATGTGGCAAGACTTTTTCGTTTTACTTTTTCAACTCTCCATCTATTAGTTGAATAAGAGTGCTAGCATACCTGATACCAAGGTATCCTGACCCATCCCTCTCCCCACTACAATATCACATTGGCATTTGGTAGTACTTATAAGAAgaaactatatcatcaacacTAAGTGCtgtaaaaataaaagtaatacACGCATGAAGATAGATATTTGAAATCAACAACTACTACGACAAAATAAAAACCTATCTATCTATTAATTAACCGTAATTTAATGAAAggaattcattcattcattttctACTAATAACCCTGGCACCAACTCGATCAAGTTTGTGAACCATTGCTGAAGCCTTCAAACCTCCCCCTTCATGGTTGAGGAAAGCTTCCGTCATTCTATGTCCGATCTCTTTACCCTTCTCCATATCATCAGTGATTGCAACAATAACCTTAGACCCAACCAACTTACACCCCAATGCTCCTTCCTCCAATGCTACTTTCATCACCTTTGCAAGACCAGGAATTGTTGATTTACTCTCCTCCATACATTTCTCCAGATAATCATCACtgaccctttttttaattatcctACACCCCATTGCTTCCCCTTCGGCCGTCTCTTGCATCACTTCAAAACCAGGAATTAGTGGCTCACATTTCCTCCGGTACTCAATCGGCGACATTACCGAACCAGAACGCATCGCACCATCTTGATGTTGATGTATTTCCTTCATAGATGCCATCTCTTGTCTACACGATTTCCCAATTTTGATTTCTGGGTtcacaaaaatgaaaaacaattcTTTCTCAATCGGAAATTCAAGAGGACTTATTTCAAGAGGTCCGTAGTCGTGGATCATCACAAAACCTCCCATGATCGCTGTCACTAAATTACCGACGATGAGTTGAAAATCCTCTGCCTCAGAATCCTGTGCATAGACGCCCACCTGAATTAATTCTGAGACGGACAATTTCCCGCCAAAAAGCTCATTAACAGCAAGAACAACTGCAGCAGTAGTAGCAGCTTTCGATTCAATCCTCCATAACCGTGGTAATCCCTTCTTGATAGAGAGGGAAAGACCAACGGATTTGATCCCCAACAGTCTCATGACTCTTAGAGCGGCGCAGAATGGTTCAATACCATGAATGTTAGAGTTTGATGCCCTTCCAGGCATAACCTTTGGATCAATGCGAACGGAAACATAATCGCCGATGCCATCGATGGCGCAATTGATCTGTTGAGAGCCCGGGCCCACGTTTGCTATTGTCGCTGGTGCAAAGGATTTCACATAGGAGAATACTGGTTCCGTCTCAATTTTTAAGGCTGTCAATGGTCGATCATAATAAGAATTATTGAGTCTTAATGTCGTCGATAGCAGAGAAGACTGATTACATCTGAAACTGATACGGGTAGGAGGAGTTTTGGGTAGATAGTAGTGATGATGGGCTTTTGTTGTTGGAGAAGTGATAGAGATGATGATAGACTTCATACCTATGAACGCCATTAATTCCCCGGACCTTCTTCGAATTGAGGTGCTGTCGTGTTGCAGAGTCGGCGGCGATTaggtgtttagggttttttttgcaGAAGTGGAAAACTAACAATACGGCGGGAGGGACTACTATTAGGGAGGGgaagtttagggtttttttttgtttccaaagAGGAACACTAACACTATTACGGCGGAAGGAATGTAGGTAAGGAGGGAGGAGTGATTCTCTTTGTATTATAAATTGGGGCAATTattatttctaccaaaaaaaaaaaatttgggggcAAAAAAATTTTGGGGCAATTATTATCATCACTACTTTACATTATcttatcttaatttttttttcctaatactACCCTGCTTCTAAAcatttacatctccttctaccttGATAtatttaaatacccagattacccTTTCATTTCACTTACTAACctgttaatctatttaacctcccattcatcttctacttttgaccttttttgtcattaaaaaagtaaaaaatgaaagcacccacctacttctctctctcctttttttactccattcattttttttttttttttgtttttttattggggcaattactatcactatcctacatttagcctatatttattaaaactaccctaccaaacttcttttctaaaactaccctgcttttaaacttttacatctctttctaccatcatatttttaaatactcAGATTGTCCTTCCTTTTCATCTAGTAATCTGCTAATCTATTTAGCCTACcactcttcttctattttttagtatttttgttattaaaatagtaaaaattgaaagcacccacccgcttcttcttctctctctctctctctttctcatttttttaatccattttttctttaatttttctatttgattaatttttattcaacatttcatccttatcgttcttcttcgaacaaaTCATGGTTcgaagtatcggtatcatatcgccCGTATCGAGCGATACATACCGATTTTGTTAGTGACCAATACCATATCGATAGCACGGtacaaacaaggggtaaaatggtcaaaaaaatcatttttttaaggagattcaagggtaaCTTTGTCCGTTACAGCagatccaggccgataccgtatcagtatcgtatcagTTTTGCAGGATACCAATACCCATTCTAATACCGGAACAGATCGActctctttaaaaaaattaattaaatagaaaaattaaagaaaaaccaaaaaaaataaaaacgaatggagcaaaaaataggagagagaagaagtggttgggtgctttcattttttactattttaatgacaaaaatagtaaaaaatagaagaagaagggtaggttaaatagaatagcaggttactaggtgaaaaggaagggtaatctaggtatttaaaaacatgagggtagaagaagatgtaaaagtttaaaagcaaggtagttttagaaaagaagtttaaggtagggtagttttaataaatataggctaggtgtagggtagtgatagtaattgccccttttttcttcaatgtttctatttaattaattttttattcaacatttcatcttCATCGTTCTTGCGTAATTTTTTACTCTCTTGGTAACTAGAATTGTTAAGGTTTGTTAAACTGACTTGTAAATGTAGTTATCTGTCATAGGACTTGGGCTTCTTTGGCAATGTTTGTGAGATGCTAATCTTAAATTTTCCTGCCTTTCCCTTTGTGGATGGACCCTTCCTTACTGCTTTAGAAGGTTTAAAAATTTAAGGCTAGTAAAACAACAGATCTTACTCGGTTGCAGCTAAATGGCTACAGATGATTGTTAGGGCAAGTATATATGTGGCAACAGTCTTCCCCAACCCTAGTGATTGTttgagagaggggggggggggggttgggttggTTTCTACAATGTACTAATTTGATTTGGTTGAAAATATTCTGCAATTGACTTTGGCATTTGATAAattaccataaaaaaatattgttttcgTAATTCTACTCTTATGATTTATATTGGTAGGTACCCGTCCATGCAACTGCATATTTTTGGCTTGGCACTAACAAGTTGCAAGCATTTGGGATGACGTTTCATTTTTTGGGAGGTATCAGTCCATGCAGCTGTATCTTTTTGGCTTTGCACTAGCAAGTTGCAAGCATTTGGGATGAAGTTCAATTTTTTGGGAGGTACCAGTCCACGCAACTGCATCTTTTTGGCTTGACACTAGCAAGTTGCAAGCATTTGGGATCGATgaagtttaatttttttgggaggtACCAGTCCATGCACACAGCTGCATTTTTGTGGCTTGGCACTAGCAAGTTGCAAGCATTTGGGATGaagtttacttttatttttttttgtgggtagaAGGATGAAGTTTAATTATGATCTATGGTTTCTGTCTCATGGTTGTAATATTTGAAGTTTAATGGACACAATCGATTTTATGATTGTATATATCACTTTTTAAAGTTGAATGAAATCAATGGATCTTATGTCTCATGGAtgtttatttgatattttttagatataatgatgaaattataggtgaaagtaaaatttaattttaaaatttttttttttttcaaaatataaccTTTGGTGACGGTAATTTAACTATCGTCAGTATAAATCATTTATAACGACAGTTATTCTGTcgtcacaaaaaataaaagggcgacggtaatatattatttttcatCAAAACTGATATATTATGACAATAAAATAACCGTCGCCATAAATAATAGGATGACGACAAAATAATAACCGTCATAGAATTTTAAATATAACAATGGTAATACGCACCGTGGCAAAAATATATAAAGTGACGGTAATATAGTAACTGTCATGAAAAATACATTCACCGTCAGTTGTCCTTTTGCCGTCGCTAAGTTTTGGCTACGAGATTAACGCCCATGAAAACGCAACGGACTTATGTACCgtcatccatttttttttgagacAGTAATTGAATTTTTGGCGGCAATTTTCTACCGTCGCCGAAAATCACTTTTCTTGTAGTATAGCTAGAAGAAGGCAAGAATGCAGATAGAGAACTCTGCCGCAGATGGAGAGGATTCGAAGAGGCGAGAGTACTAAAATGGAGAACTCCGTTGCAAGTGGTTGAACTCGCGCTTCGATGCCACCGTCGCTGGTGGAGATGAGCCGATTCGAAGAGGGAACTCGCATGAATGTCTCTACAATTTCTTTTGGCGCTCGATTGTGAGAAGGAATTCAAATTTTTGCAGAATAATCCTCTCCATCGCAAGCAAATACGAGTTCCTGTGCTTAATTAATTCGAACCGTTCGATATAGCTGAGTATACATGTCATTCATCTGTGCCGTGCTGGACAATTTCAAGGCAGAGAGTGGAAATCTCTGACAAGTTTACCTTTTGTGCACGGTTTGTCATGAAAAATCTTTTTATTTACACATTTACCACTGGTTACCAATTTTTGGAACATTCAACTTTGTAAGGTCGTATCTTGGGCATCCGAAGTCCAAATCAGAcgaatttattttttgaaattgggtattttttcgAGAGGAAGCCATTTGAACCAGTTGCAACATCGTCTGACTACAGAAAGATGAAGAAATCCCTAGTTGATGCTCGATGACTCCatattgaagatggtttgagtAGTGGAGCGTACATAGACACGATTTCTATGCATCAGAGGCTTCATGGTTGGGATTACTTTGTAAGAGATAATCTAAGTCTgtaaaaccttatttttttatgttctaGGTTGTTTGCTTTGTTAGAACCCTAGACTGTGTGTAAACCCTAATATATTGGGAGGTTTTACATTCTTGTACTTTCAATTGATGGATTGTAAGTCCATTCAAGTTGAGACTTGATTGGAGAAGGGGTTTTTGCCCGCATTTGTGTTGCTGCACAAACCGAAGTAGGGATTGTAGTTCCTGGGCTATTGTTGCAGTCAAAATTTGAGTAGTgtattgagcaatatacgaaaccctggATAGGGTATTGCTCCATGGATATAGGTAGTTTGGCTGAACCAAGTAAATTTGGTATCTTGTCTGTTTTACTTTCATTGCATATATTGGGTGTGTTTGATCTACAGAGTGGGGTACACTATCTAGTACACCTGGCCACACAGCggttgcgaggtggacgtgcatgtgtTGTGGGATTGATAATTACGGGATTGCCCCGACCAACGAAACTTTTTATCGGAGATTGGCTATTGATATACGGTTCAAGCCATTAATTCCTTTTTATTCGTTATTATCT harbors:
- the LOC122648280 gene encoding homoserine kinase-like produces the protein MAFIGMKSIIISITSPTTKAHHHYYLPKTPPTRISFRCNQSSLLSTTLRLNNSYYDRPLTALKIETEPVFSYVKSFAPATIANVGPGSQQINCAIDGIGDYVSVRIDPKVMPGRASNSNIHGIEPFCAALRVMRLLGIKSVGLSLSIKKGLPRLWRIESKAATTAAVVLAVNELFGGKLSVSELIQVGVYAQDSEAEDFQLIVGNLVTAIMGGFVMIHDYGPLEISPLEFPIEKELFFIFVNPEIKIGKSCRQEMASMKEIHQHQDGAMRSGSVMSPIEYRRKCEPLIPGFEVMQETAEGEAMGCRIIKKRVSDDYLEKCMEESKSTIPGLAKVMKVALEEGALGCKLVGSKVIVAITDDMEKGKEIGHRMTEAFLNHEGGGLKASAMVHKLDRVGARVISRK